A window of Ipomoea triloba cultivar NCNSP0323 chromosome 2, ASM357664v1 contains these coding sequences:
- the LOC116011110 gene encoding heavy metal-associated isoprenylated plant protein 25-like: protein MAAVAPSRKKQPTTTFVLKVSIHCDGCARDIKKNVEKMEGVDTVKVNSEQQTAVITGTLHPDKVIAMLYKKFKKKAELLPNKPAIKPPQPSQVVVPRNPGKVCSQVGQSWGANNLLGDPYKAAQFVREVSRIPGLSGVKFTNLISNQGVANAMELKFTPTNKQTNKY from the coding sequence ATGGCCGCAGTAGCTCCCAGCAGGAAGAAACAACCTACGACGACGTTTGTTCTAAAGGTGAGCATCCACTGCGACGGCTGCGCACGTGACATCAAGAAGAATGTGGAGAAAATGGAGGGAGTGGACACCGTTAAAGTAAACTCAGAGCAGCAAACGGCGGTGATCACCGGAACCCTACACCCCGACAAAGTCATAGCCATGCTTTacaaaaaattcaagaaaaaagcAGAGCTTCTGCCCAACAAACCCGCGATAAAACCTCCTCAGCCGTCGCAGGTGGTCGTTCCCAGGAACCCCGGAAAAGTTTGTTCTCAGGTTGGGCAATCATGGGGTGCCAATAATCTGCTGGGTGATCCGTACAAGGCGGCGCAGTTCGTTAGAGAGGTGAGTAGGATTCCTGGGCTCTCAGGTGTGAAGTTTACTAATCTGATTAGTAATCAGGGCGTCGCTAATGCCATGGAGCTCAAATTCACTCCCACCAACAAACAAACTAATAAATATTGA
- the LOC116011065 gene encoding stress-response A/B barrel domain-containing protein UP3 produces MQAQILSSPLSYRYLLNHSASKTLAFSRKHLNSNSAPKRNGFSPVGVFRRNLDGWKRKRGGTVYSSAEERNTTTNTLRKRKVIEHICLLQGKEDLSEEQEQNMLDYLYTTQYQMRGIIAISLGRVSGWNSENCTHAVYVRFQRKEDLAMFYENHFYTGVIKDHVMPYCHGIKSVDFESEVEDDILPIFRKGEEFNFGLELLLLIEFVESSLDGAAEDALIALDKLTMEFPSLIVQTTKGSNFNRHSEEYTHGVVIRFRSSEAFEIFMNSSEYNNMWRSKFQPIIRKAIPISFSVDPVGTELM; encoded by the exons ATGCAGGCTCAAATCTTGAGCTCTCCTCTCTCTTATCGCTACCTACTCAATCATTCCGCATCAAAAACCCTAGCCTTTTCAAGGAAACACTTGAATTCTAATTCCGCACCCAAACGGAATG GATTTTCACCGGTTGGAGTATTCAGGAGGAATTTGGATGGTTGGAAACGGAAGAGGGGAGGTACTGTATATTCCTCTGCCGAGGAACGGAACACGACCACCAATACGCTGAGGAAAAG AAAGGTAATTGAACATATCTGTCTGCTCCAAGGGAAGGAGGATTTGTCCGAAGAGCAAGAGCAAAATATGCTAGATTACCTTTATACAACCCAATATCAAATGCGAGGCATTATTGCAATATCATTAG GGCGTGTTTCTGGTTGGAATTCTGAAAACTGTACTCATGCTGTGTACGTGCGCTTCCAAAGAAAGGAGGATCTAGCAATGTTCTATGAGAACCATTTCTACACGGGAGTTATTAAGGACCATGTGATGCCTTATTGCCAT GGGATTAAAAGTGTTGATTTTGAGTCTGAAGTTGAGGATGATATTCTGCCAATATTTCGGAAAGGCGAG GAGTTCAACTTTGGTTTGGAGCTTCTGCTCCTGATAGAATTTGTTGAAAGTTCATTGGATGGAGCTGCAGAGGATGCTCTGATTGCTCTGGATAAGCTCACTATGGAGTTCCCTTCCCTGATTGTTCAGACCACTAAAG GTTCAAATTTCAATAGACATAGTGAGGAATATACTCATGGGGTAGTAATACGGTTTCGATCAT CCGAGGCCTTTGAGATATTCATGAACAGCTCAGAATATAACAAT ATGTGGAGATCAAAATTTCAACCAATCATCCGAAAGGCTATACCCATCAGTTTTTCTGTTGATCCAGTTGGCACAGAGCTTATGTAG
- the LOC116011232 gene encoding uncharacterized protein LOC116011232 has translation MALQESLNRFQKQQEKCQSTLTSIAAKAGSSKATPPRAASSTASANAKSPAPPVKFSNDTERLQHINSIRKGPVGAQMKRVIDLLLDTRQAFTIEQINEQCYVDMNANKAVFDSLRNNPKVHYDGKKFSYKSKHDLKNKDQLLILIRKLPWGIAVIDLKDAYPTVMEDLQSLKAAGQIWLLSNFDSQEDIAYPNDPGVRIKVDDELKQLFRGIELPRDMLDIEKELQKNGMKPATNTAKRRAMAQVHGISSKPKTKKKKHEISKRTKLTNAHLPELFANLNSSGS, from the exons ATGGCGTTGCAAGAGAGTCTGAATAGGTTTCAAAAGCAGCAGGAGAAGTGCCAGTCTACCCTTACCAGTATTGCAGCTAAAGCTGGATCTTCAAAGGCAACTCCTCCCAGGGCTGCATCGTCAACTGCTTCTGCAAATGCGAAGTCTCCTGCTCCTCCAGTCAAATTCTCTAATGATACGGAAAGACTTCAACACATAAACAGCATAAGGAAAGGTCCTGTAGGAGCTCAGATGAAACGTGTGATAGACCTGCTGCTGGAT ACTAGGCAAGCTTTTACAATAGAACAAATAAATGAACAATGTTATGTCGATATGAATGCCAACAAGGCTGTATTTGACAGTTTGAGAAACAATCCAAAAGTCCACTATGATGGCAAGAAATTCTCTTACAAG TCGAAGCATGATCTCAAAAATAAAGATCAGTTACTGATTTTAATAAGGAAATTGCCTTGGGGTATTGCTGTCATCGATCTCAAGGATGCATACCCAACTGTGATGGAAGACTTGCAG TCTCTGAAGGCTGCGGGGCAAATTTGGCTGCTGTCAAACTTCGACTCTCAGGAGGACATTGCATACCCTAATGATCCCGGAGTGCGTATTAAGGTTGATGATGAACTCAAACAGCTATTCCGAGGAATTGAATTACCACGTGACATGCTTGACATTGAAAAAGAGCTCCAGAAGAATGGAATGAAACCTGCTACTAACACTGCAAAGAGGAGGGCAATGGCACAAGTTCACGGCATTTCCTCCAAGCCCAAAACCAAGAAAAAGAAGCACGAAATTAGCAAGAGGACCAAGCTTACAAACGCCCACCTTCCCGAGCTCTTTGCAAACCTCAACTCCTCTGGTTCTTGA